In the genome of Pongo pygmaeus isolate AG05252 chromosome 9, NHGRI_mPonPyg2-v2.0_pri, whole genome shotgun sequence, one region contains:
- the DDIAS gene encoding DNA damage-induced apoptosis suppressor protein isoform X1, translating into MRPTQSPAPVFSQVVLCKRAAMRMYQMSTLKSNKVIFQLKKNHFHQFRFFKRFMPRCEHMNRRRKFLLASVLALQNSSFIYPSCQKCFSRIILVSKRSNCPKCGSTGESGNANYRYKLSLKVAESNKLFVITVFGSCLDTFFGLTATGLHRYIQDPNKIPETLDNDTTQNLLTKAVETCFVGQSFIFGVTNFENQPGQGSDASNFLQQCSDHKRKAKALVACQIVLPDPGIAGFTVIDYFHQLLQTFNFRKLQCDSQAPNNHLLALDLSNSDLSSIYTSDSTSYFFKSCSKDTFSKFWQPSLEFTFIVSHLTDNDDFSASEQSKAFGTLQQNRKSISIAEATGSSSCHDPIQDSWSLVSYMDKKSAAEKLGKELGLQAKELSVVHSSHHEIGVNDSNLFSLEMREPFESSNTKSFRSAVEIKNRSQHELPCFQHHGIDTPTSLQKRSACCPPSLLRLEETASSSQDGDPQIWDDLPFSESLNKFLAVLESEIAVTQADISSRKHHVDDDIDKFHADHSRLSVTPQSTTGALHTPPVALRSSQAIVKANCSKDNFLFNCKGNLSPSVEKESQPANIVEAVSVNHNGRDMSEYFLPNPYLPALFSSSKDLETIVTLKKTIRISPHRESDHSSLNNKYLNGCGEKSVSEMNEKLTTLCYRKYNDVSDLCKLENKQYCRWSKNQDDSFTICRKLTYPLETLCNSANRSTNTLKEMSWGHSNNNITQSYSIGYEGSYDASADLFDDIVKEMDIATEITKKSQDILLQWGTSLAESHPSESDFSLRSLSEDFIQPSQKLSLQNLSDSRRSRTCSPTSHFQSDSEYNFENSQDFVPCSQSTPVSGFHQTRIHGINRAFKKPVFYSDLDANYEKIRIFPENDKQQASPSCPKNIKTPSQKIRSPIVSGISQPEVFSHYPFAECHETDSDEWVPPTTQKIFPSDMLGFQGIGLRKCLAAHHFPDQQELPRKKLKLIRQGTNKGLIKKKLKNMLAAVVTKKKTPKYNCKSSGWISKCPDIQVLAAPQLHPILGPDSCSEVKCCLPFSEKGPPSVCETRSAWSPELFS; encoded by the exons GTCTAATTGTCCAAAGTGTGGCTCTACTGGTGAATCTGGAAATGCCAATTACAGATACAAACTTTCCTTAAAAGTTGCAGAATCGAACAAATTGTTTGTTATTACTGTATTTGGAAGTTGCTTAGATACATTTTTTGGTCTTACTGCCACTGGTTTGCACAG GTACATTCAGGATCCTAATAAAATTCCAGAAACACTGGACAATGATACAACTCAGAATCTATTAACTAAAGCAGTTGAAACTTGCTTTGTTGGACAAAGCTTTATTTTTGGAGTGACG AATTTTGAAAACCAACCTGGACAAGGTTCAGATGCCAGTAACTTCTTACAGCAATGCTCTGACCACAAAAGAAAAGCCAAAGCACTAGTGGCTTGCCAGATTGTTCTACCGGACCCAGGTATCGCAGGCTTTACTGTCATTGACTACTTCCATCAACTTTTGCAGACTTTTAATTTCAGGAAACTTCAGTGTGACTCTCAGGCACCTAACAATCACTTACTTGCTTTAGATCTCTCAAATAGTGATCTCAGCAGCATATATACTTCTGACAGCACTTCTTATTTTTTCAAGTCCTGCAGCAAGGATACTTTTTCAAAATTCTGGCAGCCATCACTTGAATTCACTTTCATTGTTTCACATCTAACAGATAATGATGATTTTTCAGCTTCAGAACAAAGTAAGGCCTTTGGTACTCTTCAGCAGAACAGAAAGTCCATCTCCATTGCAGAGGCCACTGGTTCCAGTAGCTGCCATGATCCCATTCAGGATTCATGGAGCCTTGTTTCATATATGGATAAAAAGAGTGCAGCAGAAAAGTTGGGTAAAGAACTTGGCTTACAAGCTAAGGAGCTGAGTGTAGTTCACAGCAGTCATCATGAAATTGGAGTTAATGACTCTAATTTATTCTCTTTGGAAATGCGAGAGCCCTTTGAGTCAAGTAATACAAAATCCTTCCGCAGTGCagtggaaattaaaaataggtCCCAGCATGAGCTACCATGTTTTCAGCATCATGGTATAGATACCCCCACTAGCCTTCAAAAGAGATCTGCATGTTGTCCACCTTCGTTACTCAGACTTGAAGAGACAGCCAGCAGTTCCCAGGATGGTGACCCTCAAATTTGGGATGATCTGCCATTCTCTGAAAGCCTGAACAAATTTCTGGCAGTTCTTGAAAGTGAGATTGCTGTAACCCAGGCAGATATCAGTAGTAGGAAACATCATGTAGACGATGACATTGACAAATTTCATGCAGACCACAGCAGGTTATCTGTGACTCCCCAGAGCACTACTGGAGCCCTGCATACACCACCTGTAGCTTTAAGATCATCACAAGCAATAGTCAAAGCAAACTGTAGCAAAGATAACTTCCTTTTCAACTGTAAAGGAAATCTAAGTCCTAGTGTTGAAAAGGAGTCACAACCAGCTAACATAGTAGAGGCTGTCTCTGTAAATCATAATGGAAGAGATATGTCAGAATATTTTCTACCAAATCCTTACCTGCCAGCTCTGTTTTCATCTTCAAAAGATTTAGAAACAATAGTTACTCTTAAGAAGACTATCAGAATCTCACCACACAGGGAGAGTGACCATTCTAGtctaaataacaaatatttgaatggatgtggagaaaaatcagtttcagaaatgaatgaaaagttgACAACTCTGTGTTATAGGAAGTATAATGATGTCTCTGATCTttgcaaattagaaaataaacaatattgtAGGTGGTCCAAGAACCAAGATGACAGTTTTACAATTTGCAGGAAACTTACATATCCTTTAGAAACTCTTTGCAATAGTGCAAATAGAAGTACAAATACATTGAAAGAAATGTCTTGGGGACATAGCAATAACAACATAACACAGAGCTATTCTATTGGTTATGAAGGTAGCTATGATGCCTCTGCTGATCTCTTTGATGATATTGTTAAAGAAATGGACATTGCAACAGAGATTACCAAAAAATCACAGGATATTTTGTTACAATGGGGAACGTCTTTGGCAGAAAGTCATCCTTCAGAGTCTGATTTTTCACTGAGATCACTTTCTGAAGACTTCATCCAGCCTTCACAAAAATTATCCTTGCAAAACCTATCTGACTCTAGGCGTTCAAGAACATGCTCTCCAACATCTCATTTTCAATCAGATTcagaatataattttgaaaatagtcAAGACTTTGTTCCGTGTTCACAGTCAACTCCAGTTTCAGGGTTCCACCAAACAAGAATTCATGGGATAAACAGAGCTTTCAAAAAACCTGTATTTTATTCAGATCTTGATGCTAACTATGAAAAAATAAGGATTTTCCCTGAAAATGACAAACAGCAAGCCAGCCCAAGCtgtccaaaaaatataaaaacacctAGCCAGAAAATCAGAAGCCCTATTGTATCTGGTATTTCACAACCAGAAGTTTTCAGTCACTACCCTTTTGCTGAGTGCCATGAAACTGATAGTGATGAATGGGTCCCTCCTACcacacaaaaaatatttccttcagATATGCTTGGATTCCAAGGCATAGGTCTAAGGAAATGCCTTGCTGCCCATCATTTCCCTGATCAGCAAGAGTTACcaagaaagaaactgaaacttATTAGACAAGGAACCAATAAAGGTTTAAttaagaagaaattaaagaatatgcTTGCAGCAGTTGTTACGAAAAAGAAAACTCCTAAATATAACTGTAAAAGTTCAGGCTGGATTTCCAAATGTCCAGACATTCAAGTCTTAGCAGCACCTCAGCTGCACCCTATTCTTGGACCTGATTCTTGTTCAGAAGTCAAATGTTGCCTTCCATTTTCAGAAAAAGGCCCACCTTCAGTGTGTGAAACTCGAAGTGCTTGGTCGCCTGAGTTGTTTTCATAA
- the DDIAS gene encoding DNA damage-induced apoptosis suppressor protein isoform X2, translating into MNRRRKFLLASVLALQNSSFIYPSCQKCFSRIILVSKRSNCPKCGSTGESGNANYRYKLSLKVAESNKLFVITVFGSCLDTFFGLTATGLHRYIQDPNKIPETLDNDTTQNLLTKAVETCFVGQSFIFGVTNFENQPGQGSDASNFLQQCSDHKRKAKALVACQIVLPDPGIAGFTVIDYFHQLLQTFNFRKLQCDSQAPNNHLLALDLSNSDLSSIYTSDSTSYFFKSCSKDTFSKFWQPSLEFTFIVSHLTDNDDFSASEQSKAFGTLQQNRKSISIAEATGSSSCHDPIQDSWSLVSYMDKKSAAEKLGKELGLQAKELSVVHSSHHEIGVNDSNLFSLEMREPFESSNTKSFRSAVEIKNRSQHELPCFQHHGIDTPTSLQKRSACCPPSLLRLEETASSSQDGDPQIWDDLPFSESLNKFLAVLESEIAVTQADISSRKHHVDDDIDKFHADHSRLSVTPQSTTGALHTPPVALRSSQAIVKANCSKDNFLFNCKGNLSPSVEKESQPANIVEAVSVNHNGRDMSEYFLPNPYLPALFSSSKDLETIVTLKKTIRISPHRESDHSSLNNKYLNGCGEKSVSEMNEKLTTLCYRKYNDVSDLCKLENKQYCRWSKNQDDSFTICRKLTYPLETLCNSANRSTNTLKEMSWGHSNNNITQSYSIGYEGSYDASADLFDDIVKEMDIATEITKKSQDILLQWGTSLAESHPSESDFSLRSLSEDFIQPSQKLSLQNLSDSRRSRTCSPTSHFQSDSEYNFENSQDFVPCSQSTPVSGFHQTRIHGINRAFKKPVFYSDLDANYEKIRIFPENDKQQASPSCPKNIKTPSQKIRSPIVSGISQPEVFSHYPFAECHETDSDEWVPPTTQKIFPSDMLGFQGIGLRKCLAAHHFPDQQELPRKKLKLIRQGTNKGLIKKKLKNMLAAVVTKKKTPKYNCKSSGWISKCPDIQVLAAPQLHPILGPDSCSEVKCCLPFSEKGPPSVCETRSAWSPELFS; encoded by the exons GTCTAATTGTCCAAAGTGTGGCTCTACTGGTGAATCTGGAAATGCCAATTACAGATACAAACTTTCCTTAAAAGTTGCAGAATCGAACAAATTGTTTGTTATTACTGTATTTGGAAGTTGCTTAGATACATTTTTTGGTCTTACTGCCACTGGTTTGCACAG GTACATTCAGGATCCTAATAAAATTCCAGAAACACTGGACAATGATACAACTCAGAATCTATTAACTAAAGCAGTTGAAACTTGCTTTGTTGGACAAAGCTTTATTTTTGGAGTGACG AATTTTGAAAACCAACCTGGACAAGGTTCAGATGCCAGTAACTTCTTACAGCAATGCTCTGACCACAAAAGAAAAGCCAAAGCACTAGTGGCTTGCCAGATTGTTCTACCGGACCCAGGTATCGCAGGCTTTACTGTCATTGACTACTTCCATCAACTTTTGCAGACTTTTAATTTCAGGAAACTTCAGTGTGACTCTCAGGCACCTAACAATCACTTACTTGCTTTAGATCTCTCAAATAGTGATCTCAGCAGCATATATACTTCTGACAGCACTTCTTATTTTTTCAAGTCCTGCAGCAAGGATACTTTTTCAAAATTCTGGCAGCCATCACTTGAATTCACTTTCATTGTTTCACATCTAACAGATAATGATGATTTTTCAGCTTCAGAACAAAGTAAGGCCTTTGGTACTCTTCAGCAGAACAGAAAGTCCATCTCCATTGCAGAGGCCACTGGTTCCAGTAGCTGCCATGATCCCATTCAGGATTCATGGAGCCTTGTTTCATATATGGATAAAAAGAGTGCAGCAGAAAAGTTGGGTAAAGAACTTGGCTTACAAGCTAAGGAGCTGAGTGTAGTTCACAGCAGTCATCATGAAATTGGAGTTAATGACTCTAATTTATTCTCTTTGGAAATGCGAGAGCCCTTTGAGTCAAGTAATACAAAATCCTTCCGCAGTGCagtggaaattaaaaataggtCCCAGCATGAGCTACCATGTTTTCAGCATCATGGTATAGATACCCCCACTAGCCTTCAAAAGAGATCTGCATGTTGTCCACCTTCGTTACTCAGACTTGAAGAGACAGCCAGCAGTTCCCAGGATGGTGACCCTCAAATTTGGGATGATCTGCCATTCTCTGAAAGCCTGAACAAATTTCTGGCAGTTCTTGAAAGTGAGATTGCTGTAACCCAGGCAGATATCAGTAGTAGGAAACATCATGTAGACGATGACATTGACAAATTTCATGCAGACCACAGCAGGTTATCTGTGACTCCCCAGAGCACTACTGGAGCCCTGCATACACCACCTGTAGCTTTAAGATCATCACAAGCAATAGTCAAAGCAAACTGTAGCAAAGATAACTTCCTTTTCAACTGTAAAGGAAATCTAAGTCCTAGTGTTGAAAAGGAGTCACAACCAGCTAACATAGTAGAGGCTGTCTCTGTAAATCATAATGGAAGAGATATGTCAGAATATTTTCTACCAAATCCTTACCTGCCAGCTCTGTTTTCATCTTCAAAAGATTTAGAAACAATAGTTACTCTTAAGAAGACTATCAGAATCTCACCACACAGGGAGAGTGACCATTCTAGtctaaataacaaatatttgaatggatgtggagaaaaatcagtttcagaaatgaatgaaaagttgACAACTCTGTGTTATAGGAAGTATAATGATGTCTCTGATCTttgcaaattagaaaataaacaatattgtAGGTGGTCCAAGAACCAAGATGACAGTTTTACAATTTGCAGGAAACTTACATATCCTTTAGAAACTCTTTGCAATAGTGCAAATAGAAGTACAAATACATTGAAAGAAATGTCTTGGGGACATAGCAATAACAACATAACACAGAGCTATTCTATTGGTTATGAAGGTAGCTATGATGCCTCTGCTGATCTCTTTGATGATATTGTTAAAGAAATGGACATTGCAACAGAGATTACCAAAAAATCACAGGATATTTTGTTACAATGGGGAACGTCTTTGGCAGAAAGTCATCCTTCAGAGTCTGATTTTTCACTGAGATCACTTTCTGAAGACTTCATCCAGCCTTCACAAAAATTATCCTTGCAAAACCTATCTGACTCTAGGCGTTCAAGAACATGCTCTCCAACATCTCATTTTCAATCAGATTcagaatataattttgaaaatagtcAAGACTTTGTTCCGTGTTCACAGTCAACTCCAGTTTCAGGGTTCCACCAAACAAGAATTCATGGGATAAACAGAGCTTTCAAAAAACCTGTATTTTATTCAGATCTTGATGCTAACTATGAAAAAATAAGGATTTTCCCTGAAAATGACAAACAGCAAGCCAGCCCAAGCtgtccaaaaaatataaaaacacctAGCCAGAAAATCAGAAGCCCTATTGTATCTGGTATTTCACAACCAGAAGTTTTCAGTCACTACCCTTTTGCTGAGTGCCATGAAACTGATAGTGATGAATGGGTCCCTCCTACcacacaaaaaatatttccttcagATATGCTTGGATTCCAAGGCATAGGTCTAAGGAAATGCCTTGCTGCCCATCATTTCCCTGATCAGCAAGAGTTACcaagaaagaaactgaaacttATTAGACAAGGAACCAATAAAGGTTTAAttaagaagaaattaaagaatatgcTTGCAGCAGTTGTTACGAAAAAGAAAACTCCTAAATATAACTGTAAAAGTTCAGGCTGGATTTCCAAATGTCCAGACATTCAAGTCTTAGCAGCACCTCAGCTGCACCCTATTCTTGGACCTGATTCTTGTTCAGAAGTCAAATGTTGCCTTCCATTTTCAGAAAAAGGCCCACCTTCAGTGTGTGAAACTCGAAGTGCTTGGTCGCCTGAGTTGTTTTCATAA